A window of Ipomoea triloba cultivar NCNSP0323 chromosome 2, ASM357664v1 contains these coding sequences:
- the LOC116010891 gene encoding uncharacterized protein LOC116010891, with the protein MKKDLAQNLLFSLDKFDDWKIRMQVHLSALHDEMWDVISDGPIEIMKVNPSSILSPDGPQYVSKPKMEWTSDDRLRSNLDNIAKDILFKAVDDTIFPKIRKCKTAKDVWDVLIQIGEGDEQEKDNKLTIAMKKFEDFKMLPSENIADMEARLVKVLGEISDLGKTINQKEISLKILRGLPSSWDMKVTAMRDHRDLKTVSTDKLFSDLKAYEFEMKSKLEEEREERTTALVAEQPSNSRKFKKFMWKNNFNNSSQRNQGSSSRRPRREFSDDNTNLCYNCRKPGHFMAECPYPKEISESKDRRFKKDKMKALISDPLETSGSEESSSDESDSSTEDTALLCLLSITSELDFQEKCLMAHEVEEDEVTSKSFDYVNSSFSRESIFQLMKDCQTVMDTHSQLKERNDSLILEKDKINEKLQNALLEMRNLKAENIRLQEECKAREIREHNLRETIASFTHSSKIMDKMVNMQKPSGDKAGLGYDPTCSKISEKLTNSTTSLTNKAQVVKFVKSQDSTMRQGIGYQTNARINTARPKFQSNNFSPMQNFKKHEFGSRKRFTNESSAQRPHRKQFPMMRFGRDYPTEEDWHDEIKPWTKTRFNAFHFIKQMNVGEMPAHKKNVQIPYNYNTVNGYKSPNLGLMRSRWDIWYFDSGCSRHMTGNKASLVEFRNIKGPKVIFGGNDHGITKGIRTVIKNGLRIENVSYVEGLKFNLLSTSQFCDKGYLVEFFKDKCRVKEESTKKTVLTGRRKKNMYVVDWSATKDSVCLMANNSSTTSWEWHRKLNHLNFKSINKLAKCKLVEGLPNIVYKKDQICDACQKGKQIKSSFKSKTQESTSRPLSLLHMDLFGPVDPVHLDDIHQ; encoded by the exons ATGAAGAAAGATTTAGCTCAGAACTTATTATTCTCTcttgacaaatttgatgattggaaaatacgcATGCAGGTACATTTATCCGCTCTTCACGATGAAATGTGGGATGTTATCTCAGATGGTCCTATTGAAATCATGAAGGTCAATCCTTCATCAATCCTAAGCCCAGATGGACCGCAGTATGTTTCAAAGCCAAAGATGGAATGGACTTCTGACGATAGATTGCGAAGTAACCTGGACAATATAGCTAAGGATATACTGTTCAAAGCTGTGGATGATACAATCTTCCCAAAAATCCGTAAGTGCAAAACAGCTAAAGACGTGTGGGATGTCTTAATCCAAATCGGCGAAGGAGACGAACAGGAAAAAGACAACAAACTCACAATTGCaatgaagaagtttgaagacttcaagatgcTGCCAAGTGAAAACATTGCGGACATGGAGGCTAGACTGGTCAAAGTTTTGGGAGAAATTAGTGATCTTGGAAAGACCATTAATCAGAAAGAAATCTCTCTCAAAATACTCCGCGGACTACCGTCAAGCTGGGATATGAAAGTGACAGCCATGCGAGATCATAGGGATCTAAAAACTGTTTCAACTGACAAACTCTTTAGTGATCTCAAAGCGTACGAGTTCGAGATGAAATCAAAACTTGAGGAGGAACGTGAAGAAAGAACCACAGCCTTAGTAGCCGAACAACCATCAAACTCAAG gaaattcaaaaaattcatgTGGAAAAACAACTTCAACAATTCATCTCAAAGAAATCAAGGAAGTTCATCCAGAAGACCAAGAAGGGAATTTTCTGATGATAACACAAACTTGTGTTACAACTGTAGAAAACCAGGACATTTCATGGCAGAATGTCCATACCCCAAG GAAATATCTGAATCAAAGGATAGAAGATTCAAGAAGGATAAAATGAAAGCTTTAATAAGTGACCCTCTTGAGACAAGTGGGTCTGAGGAATCTTCAAGTGATGAAAGTGATAGCTCAACGGAGGATACTGCACTGCTGTGTCTTCTAAGCATAACCAGTGAATTAGATTTCCAAGAAAAATGCCTAATGGCGCATGAAGTAGAAGAAGAcgaggtaacatctaaatcttttgattaTGTAAATTCATCTTTTTCTAGAGAatctatatttcaattaatgaaaGATTGTCAAACTGTTATGGACACTCATTCTCAACTCAAAGAGCGCAATGATTCtctaattcttgaaaaagataaaataaatgagaaattgcAAAATGCTTTACTTGAGATGAGAAACTTGAAAGCTGAAAATATTcgccttcaagaagagtgtaaagctAGAGAAATTAGAGAACATAATCTTAGGGAGACAATAGCATCATTTAcacattcatccaaaataatggataaaatggtaaatatgcaaaaacccTCAGGAGATAAAGCCGGACTGGGCTATGATCCTACATGTTCTAAAATTTCTGAAAAATTGACTAATTCTACTACTTCTTTAACTAATAAAGCCCAAGtagtaaaatttgtcaaaagtcaAGATAGCACtatgagacaaggaattggttatcaaaCTAATGCTAGAATAAACACTGCAAGGCCGAAGTTTCAAAGCAATAATTTTTCGCCAATGCAGAATTTTAAAAAGCATGAGTTTGGTTCTCGTAAGAGATTTACCAATGAGTCAAGTGCGCAAAGACCTCATAGGAAACAATTTCCGATGATGAGGTTTGGTAGGGATTATCCTACTGAAGAGGACTGGCATGATGAAATCAAACCATGGACAAAAACGAGGTTCAAcgcatttcattttattaaacaaatgaaTGTTGGAGAAATGCCAGCCCACAAAAAGAATGTCCAAattccttataattataatactgtcaatggttacaaatcacctaatCTTGGATTAATGAGATCTAGGTGG GATATTTGGTACTTTGATAGCGGATGTTCTCGACATATGACCGGCAATAAAGCTAGTCTTGTAGAGTTCAGAAATATCAAAGGACCAAAAGTCATATTTGGTGGAAATGATCATGGAATAACAAAGGGAATCAGAACTGTTATCAAGAATGGTCTAAGGATTGAAAATGTATCATACGTAGAAGGACTAAAGTTTAATCTCCTTAGCACTAGCCAATTCTGCGACAAAGGATATCTTGTAGAGTTCTTCAAAGACAAATGCCGAGTTAAAGAAGAATCCACAAAGAAAACTGTGCTCACcggaaggagaaaaaaaaatatgtatgtgGTTGATTGGAGCGCAACGAAGGACTCTGTATGTTTAATGGCAAATAACTCAAGCACTACGAGTTGGGAATGGCACAGGAAATTAAATCACTTAAACTTCAAGTCTATTAACAAGCTTgcaaaatgtaagttagttgAAGGTTTACCCAACATTGTATACAAGAAGGATCAAATCTGTGATGCGTGTCAgaaaggaaagcaaatcaagtcTTCTTTCAAATCTAAGACACAAGAATCTacatcaagacctcttagtctactacatATGGATCTctttggtccagtagacccg gtacacttggACGATATTCATCAATAA